A DNA window from Maribellus comscasis contains the following coding sequences:
- a CDS encoding Gfo/Idh/MocA family protein: MDRRNFIGKTAVGAAAITVIPRHVLGGKGFVAANDKINLGFIGTGKQIYTLLNGIGGCKETVAVAACDVYKQKLEAFVTAAEENNAKKDITSKVDSYHYYRELLDRKDIDAVVIATPDHWHAQIVVDAAKAGKDIYCEKPMALTVAEGRAMVNATRKYDRVFQTGNMQRSWRDFRHAVELVRSGYIGDIKEINVSVGEPVKQCDLPAQEIPEGLDWNEWVGPSLYRGFNEILAPADKNGPWAWWRGYRDFGGGLVTDWGAHMFDIAQWALDMDESGPVQFLPPSEPAQTHGLTMVYENGVRVNHKLWGGEDDGNAVQFIGTDGKIEVSRGFLRTFPNEKLAKDEIKETDKHVYFSDNHYQDWVDAMKTRTKPISDVETGHRTASVCNLTNIAYELQRPLLWDPDAEKFKGDDFANMMLSRPIRGQWDFTDF; encoded by the coding sequence ATGGATCGAAGAAATTTCATTGGAAAAACAGCGGTCGGTGCGGCTGCTATTACAGTTATTCCCCGTCATGTTTTGGGCGGAAAAGGATTTGTCGCGGCAAACGACAAAATTAACCTTGGTTTTATTGGAACCGGAAAACAAATTTACACACTATTAAACGGAATCGGCGGATGCAAAGAAACAGTTGCTGTGGCCGCTTGTGATGTTTACAAACAAAAACTGGAAGCATTTGTAACTGCGGCAGAAGAAAACAATGCCAAAAAAGACATCACCTCAAAAGTAGATTCCTACCATTATTATCGTGAGTTGCTGGATAGAAAAGACATTGACGCAGTAGTTATTGCCACACCCGACCACTGGCATGCACAGATTGTTGTTGATGCAGCCAAAGCCGGAAAAGATATTTATTGCGAAAAACCAATGGCTTTAACAGTTGCCGAAGGGCGTGCAATGGTAAATGCCACCCGAAAATACGACCGGGTTTTTCAAACCGGGAATATGCAACGTTCCTGGCGCGATTTCCGTCATGCAGTAGAACTGGTTAGAAGTGGCTACATTGGTGATATTAAGGAAATTAATGTAAGCGTCGGCGAACCTGTTAAACAATGCGATCTCCCTGCACAGGAAATTCCGGAAGGGCTGGATTGGAACGAATGGGTTGGCCCTTCGTTATACCGCGGATTTAATGAGATTTTGGCTCCCGCAGATAAAAACGGCCCATGGGCGTGGTGGCGCGGCTACCGCGATTTTGGCGGAGGTTTAGTTACCGATTGGGGCGCACACATGTTCGACATCGCACAATGGGCTTTAGACATGGACGAATCGGGACCGGTGCAATTTTTACCGCCTTCAGAACCTGCACAAACGCATGGGCTCACCATGGTATATGAAAACGGTGTGCGCGTAAACCACAAATTATGGGGCGGAGAAGACGATGGAAATGCCGTTCAATTTATTGGAACCGACGGAAAAATTGAAGTAAGTCGGGGGTTCCTGAGAACATTCCCAAATGAAAAACTTGCCAAAGATGAGATTAAAGAAACAGATAAACATGTTTATTTCAGCGACAACCACTATCAGGATTGGGTGGACGCAATGAAAACACGCACAAAACCGATATCGGATGTTGAAACCGGACATCGCACCGCATCGGTTTGTAACCTTACAAATATTGCTTACGAGTTGCAACGCCCCTTATTATGGGATCCAGATGCAGAAAAATTCAAAGGCGACGATTTTGCAAACATGATGCTTTCCCGCCCGATTCGGGGACAATGGGATTTTACTGATTTTTAG
- a CDS encoding serine hydrolase domain-containing protein, producing MKKTLLTIAGIFFSIALFSQHVDKEKLDLLFENLDSYNKFMGSIAVSQNGSVIYQKSIGNADIERGIKPDNHTKYRIGSISKTFTSVLILKAVEENKLGLDETLDTFFPSIKNSDKITIQHLLYHRSGIYSFTDDPEYKNWRTEPKSEKEIIGTISKGKSLFLPGSTYKYSNPNYILLSYILEKVYKMPFAKILEEKIIKPLALNNTGFGGKIKTEANEAYSYLYSESWKKDKETDMSIPMGAGGIISTPEDLIRFIEALFEGKLISKENLGKMTTIKDGYGMGIYVLPFYDKKGFGHSGAIDGFTSTLVYFPDENISFALTSNGTNYSNNEITIKVLSSVFGKPFDIPNFKTYEVSSADLDKYLGVYSSMEIPLKVTITKDGTKLIAQATGQKDLRLDAFDKDKFSFDKVGLIMEFQPEKETMLLKQNGGEFHFTKEKD from the coding sequence ATGAAAAAAACGCTCCTTACGATTGCAGGTATTTTCTTTTCTATAGCTCTATTTTCCCAACACGTTGACAAAGAGAAATTGGATTTGTTGTTTGAAAACCTGGATTCGTACAATAAGTTTATGGGGAGTATTGCGGTTTCTCAAAACGGAAGTGTTATCTATCAGAAATCAATTGGGAACGCAGATATTGAGCGCGGAATTAAACCTGACAATCATACCAAGTATCGAATTGGTTCTATTTCGAAAACTTTTACCTCGGTACTTATTTTAAAAGCTGTTGAAGAGAACAAATTGGGTCTGGACGAAACACTTGATACCTTTTTCCCCTCCATAAAAAACTCCGATAAAATTACGATACAACATCTTCTGTATCACCGAAGCGGAATATACAGTTTCACCGACGACCCGGAATATAAAAACTGGAGAACTGAACCAAAATCGGAAAAAGAAATCATAGGTACTATTTCAAAAGGGAAAAGCTTATTCCTGCCCGGAAGTACATACAAATACAGCAATCCAAATTATATTTTGCTTTCTTACATTCTTGAAAAGGTATATAAAATGCCTTTTGCCAAAATTCTGGAAGAAAAAATTATAAAACCTCTTGCACTAAACAACACCGGCTTTGGTGGCAAAATAAAAACAGAAGCCAATGAGGCTTACTCTTATTTGTACTCAGAATCGTGGAAAAAAGACAAAGAAACAGACATGTCAATTCCAATGGGAGCCGGAGGAATCATTTCAACGCCGGAAGATTTAATCCGATTTATCGAAGCGCTGTTTGAAGGAAAACTGATTTCAAAAGAAAACCTGGGAAAGATGACCACGATAAAAGATGGTTACGGGATGGGAATTTATGTATTGCCATTTTATGATAAAAAAGGTTTTGGACATTCAGGTGCAATAGACGGTTTTACGTCGACATTGGTTTATTTTCCTGACGAAAATATTTCATTTGCGCTCACATCAAACGGAACAAATTACAGCAACAACGAAATTACCATCAAAGTATTGAGCAGTGTATTTGGAAAACCTTTTGATATCCCGAATTTCAAAACTTATGAAGTATCATCCGCTGATTTGGACAAATACCTTGGAGTATATTCAAGTATGGAAATTCCATTAAAGGTTACAATAACAAAAGATGGCACCAAATTAATTGCTCAGGCTACCGGACAGAAGGATCTTAGACTCGACGCTTTTGACAAAGATAAATTCAGCTTTGATAAAGTTGGGCTAATAATGGAATTTCAGCCGGAAAAAGAAACCATGTTGTTAAAGCAGAATGGCGGAGAATTTCATTTTACAAAAGAAAAAGATTAA
- a CDS encoding family 20 glycosylhydrolase gives MKHIVLILNLILFAFFLKAESPYPVRGLCISAPSVEEVDTFVNFINNELAPAGLNLLILRIEYNYEYELHPELRSDNPLTKADVKRLVNVCRKNNIRLLPQVNLLGHQSWHGKAGKLLEVYPEFDETPDVKLPEHYEWPNADGLYCKSYCPLHPEVHDVVFDIVDEITDAFESDAFHAGMDEVFYIGHEQCPRCYGKDPAELFAGEVSKIRNHLKETGKELWIWGDRLIDGKTTGIGIWEASFNNTHRAIDMIPKDVVICDWHYERPDPTAVLFASKGLHVLTCPWQNAENAVKQEEMTRNFIKTATKEMKPRYLGMLQTVWGSTKGFMESYKGTATPERADKSAECFRELTRVWK, from the coding sequence ATGAAACATATTGTTCTTATTTTAAATCTGATTCTATTCGCCTTTTTCCTAAAAGCTGAATCTCCCTACCCGGTTCGCGGACTTTGTATCAGCGCTCCGTCGGTAGAAGAAGTGGATACATTTGTTAATTTTATCAATAACGAACTTGCTCCTGCCGGACTTAACCTTCTTATTTTACGCATCGAATACAATTATGAATATGAATTGCATCCCGAATTGCGCAGCGATAATCCGCTAACAAAAGCAGATGTAAAGAGACTCGTGAATGTTTGCAGAAAAAACAACATTCGCTTGTTGCCTCAGGTAAATTTACTTGGACATCAATCGTGGCATGGAAAAGCCGGAAAGCTGCTGGAGGTTTATCCCGAATTTGATGAGACACCGGATGTAAAACTTCCTGAACATTACGAGTGGCCGAATGCCGACGGATTGTATTGCAAAAGCTATTGTCCGCTGCACCCCGAAGTTCACGATGTGGTTTTTGATATTGTAGATGAAATTACCGACGCATTTGAAAGTGACGCCTTTCACGCAGGAATGGATGAAGTATTTTACATTGGGCACGAACAATGTCCGCGTTGTTACGGAAAAGATCCGGCTGAGCTTTTCGCCGGAGAAGTGAGTAAAATAAGAAATCATTTAAAAGAAACGGGGAAAGAACTTTGGATTTGGGGCGACCGGCTGATTGATGGAAAAACAACCGGAATTGGTATTTGGGAAGCTAGTTTTAACAATACCCACCGCGCTATCGACATGATTCCGAAAGATGTGGTAATTTGCGACTGGCATTATGAACGCCCTGACCCCACTGCGGTCCTATTCGCGTCAAAAGGATTGCACGTTCTCACTTGTCCCTGGCAAAATGCAGAAAACGCTGTTAAACAAGAAGAAATGACCCGCAATTTTATAAAAACAGCTACAAAAGAGATGAAACCAAGATATCTGGGCATGCTTCAAACTGTTTGGGGCTCTACGAAAGGATTTATGGAAAGTTATAAAGGCACTGCCACTCCGGAAAGAGCTGATAAATCGGCTGAATGTTTCCGGGAACTTACCAGGGTTTGGAAATAA